The following nucleotide sequence is from uncultured Methanobrevibacter sp..
TCAATAAAATTGACGGTGCCGATTTGGAGACTGCAGCAAGCATTGCTGGAGCGAGATTCTACTATTTAAAACGTGACATTCTTCATTTGAACCTTGCACTGATTCAGTTTGCACTTTCCGAGTTGGAACAGGAAGGATACATTCCAATGCAGACCCCTTTCTTTGTTAAAGGGGAAGTTGCAGCTGAAACCTCAGAGCTCGGTGAGTTTGAAGAGACACTATACAAGGTGGAAAATGAGGACATGTACCTTATTGCCACAGCAGAACAGACCCTTGCGGCACTTCACAGGGATGAAATCATCTCACCTGAAGACTTGCCACTTAGATACTGTGCACTTTCAACCTGCTTTAGAAAAGAGGCAGGATCCCACGGAAAGGACACACTTGGAATATTCAGGGTTCATCAGTTCGAAAAAATCGAACAGTTCATCTACTCAACACCTGAAGACTCCAGAAACCAGCATGATCATCTGATGGAAGTCACCGAGAGAATCTATCAGAAATTAGGTCTTCCTTATCAGGTCATTGCAATTGTATCATCCGCATTGAATGACAATGCCGCAATCAAGTACGATTTGGAGGCATGGTTCCCAGGTTCTGAAACCTATCGTGAACTTGTATCATGTACCAACTGTAAGGATTATCAGGCACGTAAAACCAAAACCCGTGTTGGAAGGGCAGGTTCCGGAGATGCACAGACACTGCACACATTAAACAGTACTGCAATTGCAACAGAAAGGACAATGTGCTGTATTATGGAAAACTATCAGCAGGCTGACGGCAGTGTTAAAGTTCCTGAAGTGTTGGTCCCTTACATGAACGGAAAAACAGTCATTGAAGCTAAAAAATAGTAATTTAATTAAAAAATAAAAAAGTTTATAGTTTAATAAACTTTTAATCATTCATTATTGTTTGTTGGAATGTATGGTATAATTGCATCAACCAATTTGCTGAGTGGCATGGTCTGCAGCCATACTCTTCCAGGACCGGTCAATGTAGCGAAAAACAGTCCTTCACCACCGAAGAGCATGTTTTTCACACCTTTTACCCTTTGGATATCAAAGTCAACTGTTTCATCCATTGCGGCTACATGTCCCTGATCGACCAGCAACCTTTCACCAGGTGCCAGATTCTTTTCTATGACTTCACCGTCTATTTCCAAAAACAGCATTCCATTTCCTGTGAATTTCTGAAGAATGAAACCTTCTCCACCAAAGAGTCCTGCGCCAAGTTTTTTTCTGAAGTGCATTTCAAGGTTTATGCCTCTTTCGGCTGTAAGAAATGCATTCTTTTGTCCGATAATTGATTTGCCTGATTCCAATCTTATCGGTAGGATCTTTCCAGGATAACATGATGCAAATGCAACCTCTTCATCGTCACGTTCTGCTGTGAAGAAGTTTAAAAAGAATGTATCTCCGGAGAGTGCCCTTCCAAGACCTTTTAGAAGACCTCCTCCTGTGTTTGTTTCCATTTTTATACCTGGGGTCATGTATGTCATTGCACCTGTTTCATCCTGCATGGATTCGCCTTTTTTTAGCTTGCATATCACCATTGGAAATGCTCCGCCTGTAATTTCATATTCCATTTTATCACCTTATATTGTATTAATTTTTCATGATATATAATATTTTTAACGGTGGTACTAGGAGGAGGCAATCTATATTATATATTCATAAATCCAATATATTACTAGTAATTATTTGGGGATTTAAATGAAAACTATTGTTATTAATGCAAGTCCAAGAAAGAAATGGAACACAGCCGAAATCATGCAGTC
It contains:
- the serS gene encoding serine--tRNA ligase — translated: MLDIKLFRENPELVIDSEKKRFRNTENVEKVIEYDTLWRESERKLNSLRSEKNKLSKSFKKAKEEGNFEEVVARSKEVAAEIKDLTSKSAEYLKLRDDYRYKVGNIIDEDVPISDTEDDNVVVRTYGDKPEFDFEPLNHVDLINKIDGADLETAASIAGARFYYLKRDILHLNLALIQFALSELEQEGYIPMQTPFFVKGEVAAETSELGEFEETLYKVENEDMYLIATAEQTLAALHRDEIISPEDLPLRYCALSTCFRKEAGSHGKDTLGIFRVHQFEKIEQFIYSTPEDSRNQHDHLMEVTERIYQKLGLPYQVIAIVSSALNDNAAIKYDLEAWFPGSETYRELVSCTNCKDYQARKTKTRVGRAGSGDAQTLHTLNSTAIATERTMCCIMENYQQADGSVKVPEVLVPYMNGKTVIEAKK
- a CDS encoding TIGR00266 family protein; its protein translation is MEYEITGGAFPMVICKLKKGESMQDETGAMTYMTPGIKMETNTGGGLLKGLGRALSGDTFFLNFFTAERDDEEVAFASCYPGKILPIRLESGKSIIGQKNAFLTAERGINLEMHFRKKLGAGLFGGEGFILQKFTGNGMLFLEIDGEVIEKNLAPGERLLVDQGHVAAMDETVDFDIQRVKGVKNMLFGGEGLFFATLTGPGRVWLQTMPLSKLVDAIIPYIPTNNNE